Proteins from a single region of Gordonia hongkongensis:
- a CDS encoding class I SAM-dependent methyltransferase gives MPGPSIAEIFNSTSPDFDLVTPLVWGPAGETLVARARVALGDEVLDICSGTGASALAAARVVGPDGHVTAVDFAADLVERGRTSAYAAGLRNIDFRVDDVTALPGRERGEYDVITCGFGVFFLPDMDDSVRNLLPLLHPGGRLAVAVWHDDALHDFTGAYFAEVARVTNTPPPPGPRAPSDGPPHPITRIDTEEKIVRWLESLGAEEVSASVLDLRVPRTDEFSWSMVLGSGLRGALADLDADAVEDVRVGFLQRLADEGITEVDCDTLIAVGDRPAD, from the coding sequence ATGCCAGGCCCGAGCATCGCCGAGATCTTCAATTCGACCAGTCCCGATTTCGACCTGGTGACTCCCCTCGTCTGGGGTCCGGCGGGCGAGACCCTCGTTGCTCGGGCACGGGTCGCGCTGGGCGATGAGGTTCTCGACATCTGTTCCGGCACCGGTGCCAGCGCGCTGGCCGCCGCGCGGGTCGTCGGACCCGACGGGCACGTCACGGCAGTCGACTTCGCCGCCGATCTGGTGGAGCGTGGCCGAACCAGCGCCTATGCGGCCGGTCTGCGCAACATCGACTTCCGGGTCGACGACGTGACCGCGCTGCCCGGTCGGGAGCGCGGCGAATACGACGTGATCACATGCGGTTTCGGCGTGTTCTTCCTTCCGGACATGGACGACTCGGTGCGCAATCTGCTGCCGCTCCTGCACCCGGGAGGTCGTCTCGCCGTCGCGGTGTGGCACGACGATGCACTCCACGACTTCACCGGCGCCTACTTCGCCGAGGTCGCCCGCGTGACGAACACGCCGCCGCCACCCGGTCCGCGTGCCCCGTCCGACGGACCGCCCCACCCCATCACGCGGATCGACACCGAGGAGAAGATCGTCAGGTGGCTCGAATCGCTTGGCGCAGAAGAGGTGTCCGCGTCAGTTCTCGACCTGCGCGTACCACGGACCGACGAGTTCTCCTGGTCGATGGTCCTCGGCAGCGGGTTGCGCGGCGCACTCGCCGACCTGGACGCCGACGCCGTCGAGGACGTGCGAGTCGGGTTCCTGCAGCGGCTGGCAGACGAGGGAATCACCGAAGTCGACTGTGACACACTGATTGCCGTTGGCGACCGACCCGCCGACTGA
- a CDS encoding DUF429 domain-containing protein — MRTVGIDLSASPAKTAVACVDWDAGKAVLTDLVVGADDTAVRRLVEGATRIGIDSPFGWPDEFVDFVVAHHRNDLPKGRELDDIARRRPLALRRTDLRIVDAGVGRPLSVSADQIAHVAFRCAGLLSDLGVDDRVDGWAVEAYPAGALKRWGLTSRGYKRAANVSVLAGLVVAFEEAAPWLDLGDHAETMARDDDAFDAVITALIARAAELGRTILPDATDRPVAAREGWIHVPTAELAELI; from the coding sequence ATGCGGACGGTCGGCATCGACCTGTCCGCATCGCCGGCGAAAACTGCTGTCGCATGCGTCGATTGGGATGCCGGCAAGGCCGTGCTCACCGATCTCGTCGTGGGCGCGGACGACACCGCCGTCCGGCGCCTCGTCGAGGGGGCGACCCGCATCGGGATCGATTCCCCATTCGGCTGGCCTGACGAGTTCGTCGACTTCGTCGTCGCGCATCATCGCAACGACTTGCCGAAGGGGCGAGAACTCGACGACATCGCCCGTCGACGACCACTTGCATTACGTCGCACCGATCTGCGGATCGTCGACGCCGGCGTCGGTCGCCCGCTCAGCGTGTCGGCGGACCAGATCGCGCACGTCGCGTTCCGATGCGCCGGCCTGCTCTCGGACCTGGGAGTCGACGACCGCGTCGACGGGTGGGCGGTCGAGGCGTACCCCGCGGGGGCACTCAAACGATGGGGACTGACCTCGCGCGGATACAAACGTGCCGCCAACGTTTCGGTGCTCGCCGGACTCGTCGTGGCATTCGAAGAAGCTGCGCCATGGTTGGATCTCGGCGATCATGCCGAGACCATGGCCCGTGACGACGACGCGTTCGACGCCGTGATCACCGCATTGATCGCGCGTGCCGCCGAGCTCGGCCGGACCATCTTGCCCGATGCCACCGACCGGCCGGTCGCCGCGCGGGAGGGTTGGATCCACGTACCCACCGCCGAACTGGCGGAACTGATCTGA
- a CDS encoding response regulator encodes MTDDLGVLIVDDDFRVAALHSAIVDAVRGFSVRARAGSIGAARQAMAEHPDIDLALLDVYLPDGSGIELVAELDCDCFIVGAETDASAVRSAMRAGALAYLIKPFDDADLARRLAGYAQYRRMLAGENVDQHAVDAALSALRFGTRAADRAEGGSPTEQRILALFAEGAPLFADDVSREIGIAAPTARRHLANLVAAGRLTMSLQYGTTGRPRQEYRLPGA; translated from the coding sequence ATGACCGACGACCTCGGCGTCCTGATCGTCGACGACGACTTCCGGGTCGCGGCGCTGCACTCCGCGATCGTCGACGCCGTCCGGGGCTTCTCGGTGCGAGCCCGGGCGGGCAGCATCGGTGCGGCACGTCAGGCGATGGCCGAGCACCCCGACATCGATCTCGCACTCCTCGACGTCTACCTGCCGGACGGCTCGGGCATCGAACTGGTCGCCGAACTCGACTGCGACTGCTTCATCGTCGGCGCCGAGACCGACGCCTCGGCGGTACGAAGCGCGATGCGTGCCGGTGCGCTCGCCTACCTGATCAAACCCTTCGACGACGCCGACCTCGCCCGTCGGTTGGCCGGCTATGCCCAGTACCGGCGGATGCTGGCGGGCGAGAACGTCGACCAGCACGCCGTCGACGCAGCGCTGTCGGCACTGCGGTTCGGCACCCGCGCCGCGGACCGGGCCGAGGGTGGCTCGCCGACCGAACAGCGCATCCTGGCGTTGTTCGCCGAGGGCGCTCCGCTGTTCGCCGACGATGTGTCGCGGGAGATCGGCATCGCGGCACCGACCGCGCGGCGGCACCTCGCGAACCTCGTGGCGGCCGGGCGGTTGACGATGTCGCTCCAGTACGGCACCACCGGCCGGCCCCGGCAGGAGTACCGGCTGCCCGGGGCGTGA
- a CDS encoding TetR/AcrR family transcriptional regulator codes for MPPTNKGRQTEAAFLDAARRTFAEKGYLNTKISDISAAAGRSTGSFYNYYDSKDRLLEALLDQFSDEVVEQSLATRHTEPEASVRAAVTAYWTTYKKYLPEIIGLFQMSMTDDDFRNRWLANRVSGVKQVLSGLHGAERAGYSIGLPLEPLASALVATLESTCWTWLAVRGDAAGPIPDDDTAIEILTAIWYRTVFGAGPAQSAP; via the coding sequence GTGCCGCCGACGAACAAAGGTCGCCAGACCGAGGCCGCGTTTCTCGACGCCGCGCGCCGGACGTTCGCCGAAAAGGGCTACCTGAACACCAAGATCTCGGACATCTCCGCCGCTGCCGGCCGGTCGACCGGTTCGTTCTATAACTACTACGACAGCAAGGACCGACTGCTCGAAGCCCTGCTGGATCAATTCTCGGACGAAGTGGTGGAGCAGTCGCTCGCGACCCGGCACACCGAGCCGGAGGCGAGCGTCCGCGCGGCCGTGACCGCGTACTGGACGACATACAAGAAGTACCTGCCCGAGATCATCGGCCTGTTCCAGATGTCGATGACCGACGACGATTTCCGCAACCGCTGGCTGGCCAACCGGGTGTCCGGTGTGAAGCAGGTGTTGTCCGGTCTGCACGGTGCCGAGCGCGCGGGTTACTCCATCGGGCTGCCGCTCGAGCCGCTGGCGTCCGCGCTGGTCGCGACCCTCGAATCCACGTGCTGGACCTGGCTTGCGGTCCGCGGTGACGCCGCCGGACCCATCCCCGACGACGACACGGCCATCGAGATCCTCACCGCGATCTGGTACCGGACCGTCTTCGGGGCCGGACCGGCACAGTCGGCTCCCTGA
- a CDS encoding sensor histidine kinase: MRLRTQVLLLQLAVIAVSLAVGFGLVIAGADDRVRDEYAQRALAIAQSVAADAEVRSEVAAHPGDRVDAADLVDGPLQRQAAAVRARTGALFVVIGNDRGIRLAHPEVTELARTVSTDPSKVLSGSNEVNTDRGTLGESVRAKVPVLNTDGVVVGFVSVGVSTERLGSETRTDIVAIALLALAALGIGAVGSVLLARRWRRLTLGLEPDELAELVREQGAVLHSMADGVLAVDADGIVRVVNDRARALLDIDAPVGTPAGDLGLTPRVATVLATPTDEPLAAGVGERVVLVSSHRVRADGRDLGMVLSVIDRTDVEALSREVDSIRSMSTALRAQRHETANRMHVLAGLLRHGHADEALAYLDEVTGTGPGGALLGGLDNVREPHLHAFLDAKAAQARERRVVLRLGDQTWIQGVLTEPVVVTTVVGNLVDNGIDAATGPDGGQPGEVEVEVIADGDTVLVTVGDSGPGIAFEDPYDVFAEGATTKSGAHVPGGRGMGLALARQIARRVGGAVWVADAGGRGSADDDEPGGAVFVARLPGVLAPTDEAEDDSYSQTDEPGVTP, encoded by the coding sequence ATGCGTTTGCGGACGCAGGTGCTGCTCCTGCAGCTGGCGGTGATAGCGGTCAGCCTCGCGGTCGGGTTCGGTCTGGTCATCGCCGGAGCCGACGACCGGGTGCGCGACGAGTACGCACAGCGCGCGCTCGCCATCGCGCAGTCGGTCGCCGCCGACGCCGAGGTCCGCAGCGAGGTCGCCGCCCATCCCGGTGACCGGGTGGACGCGGCGGACCTGGTCGACGGCCCGCTGCAACGTCAGGCGGCGGCAGTACGAGCCCGGACCGGAGCCCTGTTCGTCGTCATCGGCAACGACCGCGGCATCCGTCTGGCACATCCCGAGGTGACGGAGCTGGCCAGGACGGTCTCCACGGACCCGTCGAAGGTGCTGTCCGGATCGAACGAGGTGAACACCGACCGGGGCACCCTCGGCGAGTCGGTCCGCGCGAAGGTCCCGGTCCTGAACACCGACGGCGTGGTCGTCGGGTTCGTGAGCGTCGGTGTCTCCACCGAACGCCTGGGCTCCGAGACCCGCACCGACATCGTCGCGATCGCGCTCCTCGCGCTTGCGGCACTGGGTATCGGCGCGGTGGGTTCGGTGCTGCTGGCCCGTCGGTGGCGCCGGCTCACCCTGGGTTTGGAGCCCGACGAACTGGCCGAGCTCGTCCGGGAACAGGGGGCGGTGCTGCACTCGATGGCCGACGGCGTGCTCGCCGTCGACGCCGACGGCATCGTGCGCGTCGTCAACGACCGGGCGCGTGCGCTGCTCGACATCGACGCCCCGGTCGGCACCCCCGCCGGCGACCTCGGCCTGACCCCGCGGGTGGCGACCGTCCTGGCGACGCCGACCGACGAACCCCTCGCCGCCGGTGTCGGCGAACGGGTGGTCCTGGTGAGTTCCCATCGGGTGCGGGCCGACGGTCGCGACCTCGGCATGGTCCTGTCGGTGATCGATCGCACCGACGTCGAAGCACTCAGCCGCGAGGTGGATTCGATCAGGTCGATGAGCACCGCCCTTCGCGCACAGCGCCACGAAACCGCCAACCGGATGCACGTACTCGCCGGCCTACTCCGGCACGGGCACGCCGACGAAGCGCTCGCCTACCTGGACGAGGTCACCGGAACCGGACCGGGAGGGGCGCTCCTCGGCGGACTCGACAATGTGCGCGAACCACACCTCCACGCGTTTCTCGACGCGAAGGCGGCTCAGGCGCGCGAGCGCCGGGTGGTGCTGCGACTCGGCGACCAGACCTGGATTCAGGGCGTGCTCACCGAACCCGTCGTCGTCACCACCGTGGTCGGCAACCTCGTCGACAACGGGATCGATGCCGCGACCGGACCGGACGGTGGACAGCCCGGTGAGGTCGAGGTCGAGGTCATCGCCGACGGCGACACGGTCCTGGTCACCGTCGGGGATTCTGGACCCGGCATCGCCTTCGAGGACCCCTACGACGTCTTCGCCGAGGGCGCCACGACCAAATCGGGCGCGCACGTACCCGGCGGCCGCGGTATGGGACTCGCCCTGGCCCGGCAGATCGCGCGCCGGGTCGGCGGCGCCGTGTGGGTCGCCGATGCGGGGGGTCGCGGCTCCGCGGATGATGACGAACCGGGCGGGGCCGTGTTCGTCGCCCGCCTGCCCGGCGTGCTCGCGCCGACGGACGAGGCCGAAGACGACTCGTACAGCCAGACCGACGAACCGGGAGTGACCCCATGA
- the dinB gene encoding DNA polymerase IV: protein MRIERRERRDPSILHADLDSFYASVEQRDDPSLRGRPVLVGGGVVLAASYEAKARGVRSPMPGHEARALCPDAIVVRPRFEAYMEASREVFDIFHDTTPVVEGISVDEAFLDVGGLGRISGTSHDVASTIRRRVREEVGLPITVGGARSKFLAKVASAVGKPDGLLIVEPGTELDFLHPLPVRRLWGVGPVTEAKLHDAGVETVGQLAALGERSLRGIVGSGAGRHLLALSLAQDPRRVETGKRRSSIGSQRALGRRPKSEADLEATITAIVERLGKRLRTAERVCRTIVLRLRFDDFTRATRSRTLLESTDRTDLIMASARGLLADAMPIIRERGCTLVGLSLTNLDDHDSIQLTLPFDTDHAHELDATMDLLRDRFGRDSVTRAVLIGRNHGDDAPMLPD, encoded by the coding sequence ATGCGCATCGAGCGGCGGGAACGGCGGGATCCGTCGATCCTGCATGCCGATCTCGACTCGTTCTACGCCTCGGTCGAGCAGCGGGACGACCCCTCGCTTCGCGGCCGTCCGGTTCTCGTCGGCGGCGGCGTCGTCCTCGCGGCGAGCTATGAGGCCAAGGCCCGCGGGGTGCGATCGCCAATGCCGGGCCACGAGGCGCGGGCACTCTGTCCCGACGCGATCGTCGTCCGGCCGCGGTTCGAGGCCTACATGGAGGCGAGTCGGGAGGTCTTCGACATCTTCCACGACACCACTCCCGTGGTCGAGGGGATCTCGGTCGACGAGGCCTTCCTCGACGTTGGGGGGCTCGGCCGGATCAGCGGTACGTCGCACGACGTCGCATCGACGATTCGACGCCGCGTCCGCGAGGAGGTCGGTCTCCCCATCACGGTCGGCGGAGCACGCAGCAAGTTCCTCGCCAAGGTCGCCAGCGCCGTCGGCAAGCCGGACGGCCTGCTCATCGTCGAGCCGGGAACCGAACTCGACTTCCTGCATCCGCTCCCGGTCCGTCGACTCTGGGGGGTCGGTCCGGTCACCGAGGCCAAGCTGCACGACGCAGGAGTCGAGACCGTCGGCCAGCTGGCGGCCCTCGGGGAGCGGTCGTTGCGCGGCATCGTCGGGTCGGGTGCCGGACGGCACCTCCTCGCGCTGTCACTCGCCCAGGACCCGCGTCGGGTGGAGACCGGCAAACGACGCAGCTCAATCGGTTCACAACGCGCGCTCGGCCGACGTCCGAAGTCCGAGGCCGACCTCGAGGCGACCATCACCGCGATCGTCGAACGACTGGGCAAACGGCTCCGAACGGCCGAACGGGTCTGTCGGACAATCGTTCTGCGGTTGCGCTTCGACGACTTCACCCGCGCCACCCGGTCCCGCACGCTGCTGGAGTCCACCGACCGCACCGACCTCATCATGGCGTCGGCGCGCGGCCTCCTCGCCGACGCGATGCCGATCATCCGCGAACGGGGATGCACCCTGGTCGGGTTGTCGCTGACCAACCTCGACGACCACGACAGCATCCAGCTGACGCTTCCCTTCGACACCGACCATGCCCACGAACTCGACGCGACGATGGATCTGCTGCGGGACCGGTTCGGCCGCGACTCGGTCACCCGCGCGGTCCTCATCGGACGCAACCACGGCGACGACGCACCGATGCTGCCCGACTAG
- a CDS encoding TrpB-like pyridoxal phosphate-dependent enzyme, which translates to MTMHVETGNPDLITVDVPTHWYNLAAELDTPIPPHLHPGTKEPVGPSDLAALFPSGLIAQEVSTEPYIEIPEPVREIYRMWRPSPLIRARRFEEALNTRARIYVKYEGVSPVGSHKTNSAVAQAYYNSLDGVTKLTTETGAGQWGSALAFAGAQFGIDVEVWQVRASYSSKPYRGFLIRTYGGTIHPSPSELTESGRAMLAKDPNTTGSLGMAVSEAVEVAASNPDTRYALGSVLNHVVLHQSVIGQEAVDQLNAVEPGGADVVFGCAGGGSNLAGLSFPFLREKLHGRSDPRVIAAEPAACPSITQGEYRYDHGDVAGLTPLLKMHTLGMDFVPDPIHAGGLRYHGMAPALSHTVELGLVQGVAISQHDAFSAGVQFARTQGIVPAPESTHAIAACAAHVADSDKDEVVVIGLSGHGQLDLPAYAEFLEGNF; encoded by the coding sequence ATGACGATGCATGTCGAGACCGGTAATCCGGATCTGATCACAGTGGATGTCCCGACCCATTGGTACAACCTCGCGGCCGAACTCGACACGCCGATCCCGCCGCACCTGCATCCGGGCACCAAGGAACCGGTCGGTCCGAGCGATCTCGCCGCGTTGTTCCCGAGCGGCCTCATCGCGCAAGAGGTGTCCACCGAGCCCTACATCGAGATCCCCGAACCGGTGCGCGAGATCTACCGGATGTGGCGGCCGTCGCCGCTGATCCGCGCGCGTCGTTTCGAGGAGGCGCTCAACACCAGGGCGCGGATCTACGTGAAGTACGAGGGCGTCAGTCCGGTCGGCAGCCACAAGACGAATTCGGCTGTCGCGCAGGCGTACTACAACAGCCTCGACGGTGTCACCAAACTGACGACGGAGACCGGAGCCGGTCAGTGGGGGAGCGCACTGGCGTTCGCGGGTGCGCAGTTCGGCATCGACGTCGAAGTGTGGCAGGTCCGTGCGTCGTACAGCTCGAAGCCCTACCGGGGGTTCCTCATCCGCACCTACGGCGGGACCATCCACCCCAGTCCGTCCGAGCTGACCGAGTCGGGTCGCGCGATGCTCGCCAAGGACCCGAACACCACGGGCAGCCTGGGGATGGCCGTCAGCGAGGCCGTCGAGGTCGCCGCCTCGAACCCCGACACCCGTTACGCGCTGGGCAGCGTGCTCAATCACGTGGTGCTGCACCAGAGTGTCATCGGGCAGGAGGCCGTCGACCAGCTCAACGCGGTGGAGCCGGGTGGTGCCGACGTCGTGTTCGGTTGTGCCGGAGGCGGTTCGAACCTCGCGGGGTTGTCGTTCCCGTTCCTGCGGGAGAAGCTGCACGGCCGCTCGGATCCGCGCGTCATCGCCGCCGAGCCCGCCGCGTGCCCGTCGATCACGCAGGGGGAGTATCGGTACGACCACGGTGACGTCGCCGGACTCACCCCGTTGCTCAAGATGCACACGCTCGGTATGGATTTCGTGCCCGACCCGATCCATGCCGGTGGTCTGCGCTACCACGGCATGGCGCCCGCGCTGAGCCACACGGTGGAGCTCGGTCTGGTGCAGGGCGTTGCCATCTCCCAGCACGACGCGTTCTCCGCGGGCGTGCAGTTCGCCCGGACCCAGGGCATCGTCCCGGCTCCCGAGTCGACACACGCGATCGCGGCCTGCGCCGCGCACGTCGCCGACAGCGACAAGGACGAGGTCGTCGTGATCGGACTGTCGGGCCACGGGCAACTCGATCTGCCCGCGTATGCCGAGTTCCTCGAGGGCAACTTCTGA
- a CDS encoding homogentisate 1,2-dioxygenase: MESFVQHRKGRTPRQVHRDVADLKDDELGRYGFTGRTAHLYRRNDPTQFRAVGTHTGVDRIVTDLAPTDQNDPAGEPLLMFHNEDCRISLSRRKEAAPFWFRPVDGDELVFVHEGTGYFETEFGRLPYRPGDYVYLPKGCTYRQVPDGASLLLVIEAVDEFRVPEPGVLGRFFPFDSSLVVVPEAEAFDGDGRDEYEVRFRQREGQTSLFYPFHPLDVEGWRGDNFPFTFNIEDYDVITSETVHLPPTVHLFMQATGVYVMNFLPRPAEARRGAERLPWYHRNTDFDEIAFFHGGSMFGVGMPPGLISHAPQGMHHGIPERARERSRRKFDEFDRVEWQVISIDTRRRLIAAPALFESGVADSAQAGAGSRV, from the coding sequence ATGGAATCGTTCGTCCAGCACCGCAAGGGGCGCACGCCTCGGCAGGTGCACCGAGATGTCGCCGATCTGAAAGACGATGAGCTCGGACGATACGGTTTCACCGGCCGCACGGCACATCTGTATCGACGCAACGACCCGACGCAGTTCCGGGCGGTGGGCACCCACACCGGCGTCGATCGAATCGTCACCGACCTCGCGCCCACCGACCAGAACGACCCCGCGGGTGAGCCGCTGCTGATGTTCCATAACGAGGACTGCCGGATTTCTTTGAGTCGTCGGAAAGAGGCCGCTCCGTTCTGGTTTCGCCCGGTCGACGGCGACGAACTCGTCTTCGTCCACGAGGGCACCGGGTATTTCGAGACCGAGTTCGGTCGATTGCCCTACCGGCCCGGCGATTACGTATATCTCCCCAAGGGGTGCACCTATCGTCAGGTGCCCGACGGTGCGTCGTTGCTGCTCGTCATCGAGGCGGTCGACGAGTTCCGGGTGCCCGAACCGGGCGTACTGGGCAGGTTCTTCCCCTTCGACTCCTCGCTCGTCGTCGTTCCCGAGGCGGAGGCGTTCGACGGTGACGGCCGAGACGAGTACGAGGTGCGGTTCCGGCAGCGAGAGGGGCAGACATCGCTGTTCTACCCGTTCCACCCGCTCGACGTAGAGGGCTGGCGTGGAGACAATTTCCCGTTCACGTTCAACATCGAGGACTACGACGTCATCACCTCCGAGACGGTGCATCTGCCGCCCACGGTGCATCTGTTCATGCAGGCGACCGGGGTGTACGTGATGAACTTCCTGCCGCGCCCCGCCGAGGCGCGCAGAGGTGCCGAACGGCTGCCGTGGTACCACCGGAACACCGACTTCGACGAGATCGCGTTCTTCCACGGCGGCAGCATGTTCGGAGTCGGCATGCCGCCGGGCCTGATCTCCCACGCACCCCAGGGGATGCATCACGGCATCCCGGAGCGGGCGCGAGAGCGTTCCCGGCGCAAGTTCGACGAGTTCGACCGCGTGGAATGGCAGGTGATCTCGATCGACACCCGTCGACGGTTGATCGCCGCACCCGCACTTTTCGAATCCGGGGTCGCGGACTCCGCACAGGCCGGCGCCGGGTCACGAGTATGA
- a CDS encoding GNAT family N-acetyltransferase, producing MPIEVRPATIFDDIATMVGPKKPTSNVCWCLSYRIPSKQNQELVREQRGEFVKELCDSGIPLGVLAYDDAGEVVGWAAVSPRADTTFARNRKIPHVDDLPVWSVWCIRVRPGHRKQGISHALLAGAVDYARSNGAPAIEGYPVDNQGARVDLTMAYVGTRGLFEKAGFTKAADTSSVLAGFPRVLMRLSLD from the coding sequence ATGCCCATCGAGGTCCGGCCCGCGACGATCTTCGACGACATCGCCACGATGGTCGGTCCGAAGAAACCGACGTCGAACGTCTGCTGGTGCCTGAGCTACCGCATCCCGAGCAAGCAGAACCAGGAGCTGGTCCGCGAGCAGCGCGGAGAGTTCGTGAAAGAGCTGTGCGACAGCGGCATTCCGCTGGGTGTGCTCGCCTACGACGACGCGGGCGAGGTCGTCGGTTGGGCGGCCGTCTCGCCGCGCGCGGACACGACCTTCGCCCGGAACCGGAAGATCCCCCACGTGGACGACCTGCCGGTGTGGTCGGTGTGGTGCATCCGGGTCCGCCCCGGTCATCGCAAGCAGGGGATCTCGCACGCACTGCTGGCCGGGGCCGTCGACTACGCGCGGTCGAACGGTGCGCCGGCGATCGAGGGCTACCCCGTCGACAATCAGGGCGCCAGAGTAGATCTGACGATGGCCTATGTCGGAACCCGCGGCCTGTTCGAGAAGGCCGGTTTCACCAAGGCGGCAGACACCTCGTCGGTCCTCGCCGGTTTCCCGCGCGTGCTCATGCGGTTGTCGCTGGACTGA
- a CDS encoding CitMHS family transporter produces MVALTSAAESSKTMLVALGLGMVATFMVLIITKRATPVVALILVPVAFGLFAGAGLGISDMITDGIKDLAPTAAMLFFAIIFFGIMIDVGLFDPVVRAVVRAVHDDPARLVVGTAVLAGVVSLDGDGSTTFIITTAALLPLYLKLGVSPVVLTVVAGLTNGTMNILPWGGPTARAASALNIDTNDVFVPMVPALVAALIVVLLFAYHLGVLERRRIGKLEIRDSILAPKEEVLVGAGGGTGLPPKGRRARGSGSTGTGSGAYDDAPTGDHDLSRPVAGAADDDRDASFSGVLDPNRETLRPKLFWVNAGLTVALLAILGADIVAIPVLFMIFAGIALAINFPHIKQQQEAITRHSSSIVSVVAMVLAAAVLTGVFNGTGMVDAIAHWLADGIPDWMGPHMAIVIGVLSIPLTFLMSNDAFYYGVLPVLSETATRYGIDPTEMARASITGQTVHMQSPLVPAILLLVALAGITLADHHKKVLWRATVVSLVMLAVGVLVGAIPF; encoded by the coding sequence GTGGTCGCCCTCACATCCGCTGCAGAATCGAGTAAGACAATGTTGGTAGCCCTCGGCCTCGGGATGGTCGCCACCTTCATGGTGCTGATCATCACCAAGCGGGCGACGCCCGTGGTCGCGCTGATCCTCGTCCCCGTCGCCTTCGGCCTCTTCGCCGGTGCCGGCCTCGGCATCAGCGACATGATCACCGACGGCATCAAAGACCTCGCCCCCACCGCGGCGATGCTGTTCTTCGCGATCATCTTCTTCGGCATCATGATCGACGTCGGACTCTTCGACCCGGTGGTCCGGGCGGTCGTCCGCGCGGTGCACGACGACCCGGCCCGCCTGGTGGTCGGAACCGCGGTGCTCGCCGGTGTCGTCTCCCTCGACGGCGACGGTTCGACGACCTTCATCATCACGACGGCCGCACTGCTGCCGCTGTACCTGAAGCTCGGCGTCAGCCCGGTCGTCCTCACGGTCGTCGCCGGACTCACCAACGGCACGATGAACATTTTGCCGTGGGGTGGCCCCACCGCCCGCGCCGCAAGTGCGCTGAACATCGACACCAACGACGTCTTCGTCCCGATGGTCCCCGCACTGGTGGCGGCGCTGATCGTCGTACTGCTCTTCGCCTATCACCTCGGTGTGCTCGAACGCCGGCGCATCGGCAAGCTGGAGATCCGGGATTCGATCCTCGCCCCGAAGGAAGAGGTACTGGTCGGCGCCGGCGGCGGAACCGGGTTGCCGCCCAAGGGTCGTCGGGCGCGCGGTTCGGGTTCGACGGGAACAGGCTCGGGCGCCTACGACGACGCTCCCACCGGCGATCACGATCTCAGCCGCCCCGTGGCGGGCGCCGCCGACGACGACCGCGACGCATCTTTCTCGGGCGTCCTCGACCCCAATCGGGAAACCCTGCGGCCCAAGCTCTTCTGGGTGAACGCCGGACTCACCGTGGCCCTGCTGGCCATCCTCGGTGCCGACATCGTCGCCATCCCGGTGCTGTTCATGATCTTCGCCGGCATCGCCCTGGCCATCAACTTCCCGCACATCAAGCAGCAGCAGGAGGCCATCACCCGGCACAGCTCGAGCATCGTGTCGGTGGTCGCCATGGTCCTCGCCGCCGCCGTCCTCACCGGCGTGTTCAACGGCACCGGGATGGTCGACGCCATCGCGCACTGGCTGGCCGATGGCATCCCCGACTGGATGGGCCCCCACATGGCCATCGTGATCGGCGTGCTCTCGATCCCGCTCACCTTCCTGATGAGCAACGACGCCTTCTACTACGGGGTGCTACCGGTCCTGTCCGAGACCGCGACCCGCTACGGCATCGACCCCACCGAGATGGCGCGGGCATCGATCACCGGCCAGACCGTGCACATGCAGAGCCCACTCGTCCCGGCGATCCTGCTGCTGGTCGCACTGGCCGGGATCACCCTGGCCGACCACCACAAGAAGGTCCTGTGGCGCGCCACGGTCGTCTCGCTGGTGATGCTCGCCGTCGGGGTCCTGGTCGGGGCCATCCCGTTCTGA